AGCGCCTCCGGTATCTACGGCGCCATCGACGCGTACAACGGCAGCACCGTCGAGCAGAAGTTCATCAACGCGAGCGAGGACGGCGCAGTCAGCCTGTCCATCCAGCAGACCGCGGCCACGGTCGGTCAGAACCGTGAAGCCAAGGTCATCAACGTGAGCACCGCCCTGCAGCAGGGTAACGCCACGGTCGCTCTCGACGCCGCGAACGACACGTTCTACGTCGTTAGCGACGTCGACATGCTCCCGTACGACGACGGCCGCTCGCTCGAAACGGGCGACGCCTACAACGCGACCTTCACGGTGACGAGCGCGACGCAGCTCGTCAGCGAGGACCAGAGCGTCTCCGCTGAGTACTCCGTCGTCGAGGAGACGACCGAGCTCACGTACGAGGGCGACCAGATCGAAATCGCGAACGCGGACGGTCAGACCATCTCCGGGACGACCACGCTCGCGGACGGCACGCAGGTCACGATCCGCGTGCAGTCCCAGCAGACCCCCGGTGAAGGCTTCATCAAGTCCGCGAAGCAGCTGACCGTCGAAGACGGCCAGTTCTCCGGTACGATGAACTTCAGCGACACGGCCGTGGACTCCACGTTCACTGTCTCCGTCACTGAAGTCGCGACCGGCGGTGAGCTCGTCACCGGTGTGTCTGGCATGATCGTCGAATCCACTGGTACGGACACCACGGAGCAGACGACTGAGCAGACCACCGAGCAGACCACCGAGCAGACCACCGAACAGACGACTGAGCAGACCACCGAGCAGACCACCGAGCAGACCACCGAGCAGACCACCGAGGACACTGGTGGCAACGGTGGCGACGACACCACCGAGGATGACGGTTCCTCCGGCGGTGGCGTCCCCGGCTTCGGTGTCGGCATCGCGCTGGTCGCGGTCCTCGGCGCTGCGCTCCTCGCCCTGCGCGAGTAACGCACCCCGAGACCACTCCAGTCGCTGACCCGAATTCGTTTTTTCTTTCGCACGCTACGCCGGGTAGCGGCGGCGCTGTCGCGGGACGCGTCCCACCGGGACCGACACGCATATTTGCGGGACGGTCGTGGTTTCCGACGAGATTATGACGGCCGTGACTGACGCGCTCGCGTGGTTCGTCGTCGGGGCGTTCGGGACGAGCGCGCTCCTGCAGGGACAGTCGCGGCAGTGGAGTCGATACCTCGCAGTCACTGCGTGGGTGTTGTTCGCGGCGTTCTGGGGGTTGTTGACGCCGCATTTCGCGTTCACTCAGCAGAGCATCATCGAGGGCGTGCTGGCGGCGGCGGCAGTACCCGCGTGCCTGTACACGGCGTACCTCGTCGGCGCGGGGAAGCGCAACCCCGAGACGTTGACGCGCGCGGTCGCCATCATGGGGTTGCTGTACTTGCCGTTCCAGACCATCGAGGTGCTGCGCCAGTTCATGATCGAGACGGTCGCCCAGCAGGGCGAGTGGGTGATGGCGCAACTCGGCTACTATCCGCCCATCGTGGACGGCGACCACGGCTACCACGCGAAGTACGTGTTCCTCGGCGAGAATCAGGTGACTGGGGAGGCCGGCCACCGGTTCACGACGACGGTGCTGTTGGCGTGTACGGGCGTCGGGAGCATGTCCATCGTCGGCGGGCTGGCGCTCGCCGTCGACGCGCCGCTGCGGCGTCGGCTGCTGGCGGTCGCGATTACGTTCCCCATCATCTACGGGCTGAACATCGTGCGCGTGGTGTTCATCGCCATCGCGCACGGCGAGCAGTGGTTCGCGGGCGGCGTCGTGGAGTCACTCGTAGACATGATGTTCGGGTCGCCGAGCCCGAACATGGTGTCGTACCTGTTCGCGGACCGCGTGCTCGCACAGTCGCTTTCCGTCGTCGTGCTCGTGGTGTTGACGCTCGCGCTCCTGCGCATCATCCCCGAGTTGGGGGGCGTCATCGAGGACGTGTTGTACATCGCGACGGGGAAAGAGTACGACGTGACAGCGCGGTTCGCGCAGTAGTCGCGACGGAGTTTTCGAGACGGCGTCGTGAGGTCACCGAGCGGTTGTTCTGCGTCGGTCTAGGGGACGAGTTTGAGTCAAAGTCTACGAGGAGACGCGTCGCTTCGCGGTCGGCGGTTCGGAGAAACGCCGAAGCGGAACAGAACCGTCTCTCGGCGGATTGCGTCAGTTAAGAAAGCGCCCGGAGCGGGATTTGAACCCGCGTCACAACCGTGACAGGGTTGTATGATGGGCCACTACACCATCCGGGCTTG
The nucleotide sequence above comes from Halobacterium litoreum. Encoded proteins:
- the artA gene encoding archaeosortase A → MTAVTDALAWFVVGAFGTSALLQGQSRQWSRYLAVTAWVLFAAFWGLLTPHFAFTQQSIIEGVLAAAAVPACLYTAYLVGAGKRNPETLTRAVAIMGLLYLPFQTIEVLRQFMIETVAQQGEWVMAQLGYYPPIVDGDHGYHAKYVFLGENQVTGEAGHRFTTTVLLACTGVGSMSIVGGLALAVDAPLRRRLLAVAITFPIIYGLNIVRVVFIAIAHGEQWFAGGVVESLVDMMFGSPSPNMVSYLFADRVLAQSLSVVVLVVLTLALLRIIPELGGVIEDVLYIATGKEYDVTARFAQ